The nucleotide window AGCTATCACCACTGTCAACACCAACAATGCATCAGCCGTGGGGACTCTCGGGAGAGAAGCAGTCCCAAACGGACGAGCCGCCAGAAGATCTCGAGGAGATCCTTTGCCGATTCTGTGTTCTGGATCCAGTGGGCCATCATTGTTTGCCTTGTCATCAGCACTTGCGCCGTGGCGGCGCAGCGGCGGACCTGTATTGCCGGAccggcgatgatgcccgCGACGGCCCCGGCCCGGTCAACCATCGAGCCGCTGGTTCCGGACCATGTCACCGCGGCCCAAGAGCCCCTGAACTACGGCTACTACGTGCCCGAGCCGATCCCCTACGACATCTTTAGCAATGTCTCACTGATGGAGCAGCGACTGGCAGAGCTCGAGTATGCCAATGTCGGCACAGGGGTGAAGGCCAACGGACGTTACGGCGTCTATGTTGACAAGTCGGGCAGGCAGCGCTTCCTTTACCCAAAGCtcaccatcaacaacaccgaGGCCTACGTCATATCAGGCTTGCACCAGATGCACTGCATGATGGAGACGCTGCGCGATTACGGGCTGCTCGTCAACGGGTTTCGGCCGCTGTGGAACGATCACCACGTCATACACTGCTTCAACAAGTGGTACAGGTCCATCGCCTGCTCCGCTGACAGCACGGCCGAGGGATACCAGGAGCCGTTTGGCAGCGTGCCCATGAGCGAGGTCCGCCGCGCCAGCTGGGCCAGCAGCGTGCCGCGGTGCCGCGACTTTGGCGCCCTTGTGCGCTGGGCCGAGGACCCGGCACATGCTCTGCCCTTCCACTATGACTCGGGTCTCAACGTGTCGGATGTGTCTAGATTGTCTGAGGAGTGTGACGTGACCAAGTGCCGTGATGAGAGGGGTTGGATGGGGCTGGACTGATGCTTGTGGCCGGGGTTGTTTTGATCCCTTTGGTGAGGCTAGGGGAGTTTTCGATATGATGGATAGGAAGGGTTTTCAATAGAGATTTTGGATGGATTTCAAAGCTCCGCGTGTGTCTAGAAATATTTAGTTTTCTCCATAGCGTACTATAGTCTATCTCTGAAAAGACACAAATTCTAAATCTCTCTTCACTACCCTTACTCGACTTCTTCCTGGCGGCGACTTACTCAATGTGGACTTGATACCAACAATTATCCCATTAAGTCTCAACCTCTAAAACCCTACTATGAGTAACCCATACGTGCATGAACAAGAATGACCTTGTAAATAAAAACTTATCATTCTTTGGGGAGCAAATTACGCTTAAGAGCTTTTTGTGACACACTTTCCAGCAGCATAATGTATTGCACAGGGATAGGAGGGTCCAGATACCTGTGGAATGACTAGACTCACTTCTACAGCCCTTCATAAAAGTCTATCGAATCTCTACTTGTCTTATTTTCTGACGGATAAGGAGTGCTGTTGTCTTGCAAAATAAATTCTACGCTGCTTCAGCTAATATCAATCTGTACAAGATACGCATCCACCTTCAAGTCCTTACAAAACGCTGTCATTCTTTCACAGCGTATATCTGAACTCCTTGTTCTTTCGGTCGGTCAAGTCACTAAACTCGATGTCGGTCACATGCCCCAACCCCCCAGCCTGGACAAGTCTTTCGCGACGCTTGTTCTCCCAGACGTAATAGAACCGCAGCATCAACGTAAACATCATGGCCAAGCCGCAGGTGACGATGATTGCAGTCTTTGCGGGAAGGTAATCCGGGGCAGACTCGGCCGTGAAGGTCAGAGGGCCGATGATGTTACCGACGCAGAAGCAGATGAGCAGAGTTGCGTTCATGGTGACCTGAATAGCGTCAGTCTTTTTCTCGCCATCTCCTAGCATAGAGTGTTACACACCTTCTTGGTATGCCCAGCATAGTTGGCACCGACCAAAGAGTACAAGAGAGGCAGCGTGGCTCCGATGCAGTTGGTCATGTAGTTGCCGATTAGCTTGCCTGCCTTGTTGTCTTCGGGAAGAAATGCCATGAGTGCTGCCCCAACAACCCCTGGGACAAGTAGACAGATGATGTTGATAGCCCGCTGGTTGAAACGGCCTGCCATGTTTGTCGCTGCCAGGATCGAGACGATGCTGACAGCTCCTGATGGGATGGACAACAATGCCGTCTCCTTCGAAGTGTATCCGAATCccttgatgatggtggcCTGGAACGATGAAACTGCGCCGTTGGGCACGTTGGAGGAAATCGTGATGAGTGCCAGCAGGTACGTCTGCGGATCCGTGAAGCACTCGATGAACTGCGGCCACTTAAAGTGCTTGTTCTCGACGCCCGTCTGGTTCCCCCGTAGGCGCTCGATGGCCCAAATCTTTTCCTCTCGAGAAAGGAACCGAGCGGTCATGGGATTATCGGGAAGAACCATGATGACTGTGGCACCGATGGCTATGGTGATCAAGCCACAGATGAGAAACATGATCTGCCAAGACATGAATCCAGAGCTGTGGTAATGCTGGAAGCCGAAGGATATCAGAGAGCCGACGATGGTACCGCCGCCTGTTCCGAGATACCAGATGCCCATTCGAGGTGGTTGTTCTTGTCGCTTGTACCACTGCGAGATATCGTCAGCCAGGAGAACACTTCAGTGCGCCACAGAGCTCGTACCATTGTAGTGATCACAATCAGCGAAGGTGCCACGGCACTCTCAAAGACACCCAAAAGGACTCTGGTCACAACCAAACCAGCCCAGTCATGACATGCCGAGGTTGTGGCGAGCACCACTCCCCATAGGCACACCATGATCCCGATGTACTTGGCGGTCGGAAACCTCTGCATGCCCCACGCGTGAGGGAACTCGAACGCCAAGTAGCTCACGTAGAAGATCATGGCCAGCTGCGAGTACTGGTCTCCCGTGATGCTCGTGTCGCCCTGCAAGCCCATGACATTGGCATAGTTGATCAAGGTCTTGTCGAGATACTGGAGGATGTAGCAGGCAAACAGGAGCGGCACGACGCGCCAGTCAATCTTGCGCTTGAGCCTGCGCTCGTCCTCGGCTGTCATCGGACCAACATCTCCGCCATTCCGTAGGAAGTCGagagcggcgtcggcgttgtGGATGTCTTTGACCTCGCCGATTAACACCTCGGGCTGGCTGTCGCCGGCACTGGGGGCTTTCTCGATGTCGATCTTTGGTTCAGAGGCCGCCATTGGGAAGAGTTGATCGAGCCGTGTCAGCGCAAGTCAAGCTCATGCTTTTGACATTTAGGGAGACGGTTCTGTCGACCTCATGGCTCATGATCTATATTCACCAGCAGCTGGCTGTCTATGACGCGCATCATTCAATTCCAGGGCCTGAGTGATCCCGCGGAGACAGCGGCATACTCTCCGATATCTTCATCGATAGATCTGCGATGATCaccaaggacgccgagttTCGACCAATTGAATTTCTGGGCCATGTCATtgaccatgccactgcaggAAGGTGACTAGGTTGTTGGTTGGCCGTTGCGAGGTCGTTATCTTCCTGCGGGAGAGAAGCAGCCGACGATATCAGATAAAGTCCGATTATGGTGTAGGCGGACACGTCGCGCGACTGAGTAAACATTCGTGACCCGGTGCAACGAATGAAAGCCGAACTAGTAAAGCCGATGCCGCTGGCCCCCTCAAACTCGCCCGAGGAAAGGAGGTTCCAACTCATTTCTTATCTGACAGTTCTCTGCAGCTTGTTCCGGACAAGTCATAATCTCGATAACTTCAGTTCCAGCACTGTCTTGTGCTAtgagtcgtcgtcgtcgtcgtcgtcgtcgtcgtcgtcatcgtcgctgTATTTCATATTTGCGATTGAACGAGAGCTTCATTTGATGCTCATTCCACGAATCTAGATGTTACTTCTATCAGCCTTGGGTCAAGTTCACTAAACCCATAGCTCAACACACGGGGTGGAAGCTGGCTGTTGGGGGGCGTATGGACCAGCCCACGATGGGACTTGAAGAAGCTCACATTGTCGTCGCAAGTATTCTGCGTATATTAGCAGCTGTAGACGAAGTGTTCAGATTGAGGGGCGGGATGAACAATCTCATATGAGGCTCCGGGACCGAGTTCTACTCTCGGTTTTCAGTCAACAGCACCTCTATTGTGGGAAGCGCCAGAAATCAAGAAAGTCGGCTGAGACTAATCAGATGACATCTCAGTTTACCGGCTTTCAATCATCGCTCCGATGCTCTCCTCTTCTGTGTTGCAATCTTGGACTCGTAATTTCATCGAACCGACAAAATCTGTGTACTGTTTGATTCTCTAACCTCAACTAGGAGCCCGATCATTGAGCCGCCCTTAACCTCTAGGTTAATCGCTAAGTTTCCGGTAAATCTAGATAACAAAAGGATGTTTCAAAGGATACGTTGGGAACAATTGCTGCTGTCCAGTTCTAGTTCCACTGTTGCAACAGTCATAATTCCAGTAAGTTTCACAGAGTGTTATCCCCTGGCAGTAATTCGCGCATTGCAGGTGAAATCCTAGCTTTGCCTCATTTAACGTTGCTAGATTCACTGGGCTTATTTGCCCGCAAAATCCAAGAGAGTG belongs to Colletotrichum higginsianum IMI 349063 chromosome 5, whole genome shotgun sequence and includes:
- a CDS encoding Thioesterase, whose protein sequence is MADDGRGNSTRGIVSEEYPDKSDAASSEKDGLLSYHHCQHQQCISRGDSRERSSPKRTSRQKISRRSFADSVFWIQWAIIVCLVISTCAVAAQRRTCIAGPAMMPATAPARSTIEPLVPDHVTAAQEPLNYGYYVPEPIPYDIFSNVSLMEQRLAELEYANVGTGVKANGRYGVYVDKSGRQRFLYPKLTINNTEAYVISGLHQMHCMMETLRDYGLLVNGFRPLWNDHHVIHCFNKWYRSIACSADSTAEGYQEPFGSVPMSEVRRASWASSVPRCRDFGALVRWAEDPAHALPFHYDSGLNVSDVSRLSEECDVTKCRDERGWMGLD
- a CDS encoding Major facilitator superfamily transporter, which translates into the protein MAASEPKIDIEKAPSAGDSQPEVLIGEVKDIHNADAALDFLRNGGDVGPMTAEDERRLKRKIDWRVVPLLFACYILQYLDKTLINYANVMGLQGDTSITGDQYSQLAMIFYVSYLAFEFPHAWGMQRFPTAKYIGIMVCLWGVVLATTSACHDWAGLVVTRVLLGVFESAVAPSLIVITTMWYKRQEQPPRMGIWYLGTGGGTIVGSLISFGFQHYHSSGFMSWQIMFLICGLITIAIGATVIMVLPDNPMTARFLSREEKIWAIERLRGNQTGVENKHFKWPQFIECFTDPQTYLLALITISSNVPNGAVSSFQATIIKGFGYTSKETALLSIPSGAVSIVSILAATNMAGRFNQRAINIICLLVPGVVGAALMAFLPEDNKAGKLIGNYMTNCIGATLPLLYSLVGANYAGHTKKVTMNATLLICFCVGNIIGPLTFTAESAPDYLPAKTAIIVTCGLAMMFTLMLRFYYVWENKRRERLVQAGGLGHVTDIEFSDLTDRKNKEFRYTL